The Rhodoflexus caldus genome has a window encoding:
- the ettA gene encoding energy-dependent translational throttle protein EttA: protein MSETIIFSMAGVSKIYPPSKQVLKDIYLSFFYGAKIGVLGLNGSGKSSLLRIIAGIDKNFTGEVVFSPGYSVGLLEQEPQLDPNKTVRQVVEEGVQEVVDLLREFEAIGEKFADPDADFDKLLARQAVIQEKLEACDAWNLDNKLERAMDALRCPPEDAMIANLSGGEKRRVALCRLLLQEPDVLLLDEPTNHLDAESVHWLEQHLKQYKGTVIAVTHDRYFLDNVAGWILELDRGEGIPWKGNYSSWLEQKQNRLAQEEKQESKRQRTLQRELEWVRMAPKARQAKQKARLNAYESMLGEETKQKEEKLELYIPPGPRLGTKVIEAHNVSKAYGDKLLFENLSFSLPQGGIVGVIGPNGAGKTTLFKLITGIEKPDSGTFEIGETVRWAYVDQTHDNLDPNKTVWETISGGNELMLVGGREVNSRAYVSRFNFNGADQQKKVGQLSGGERNRVHLAMTLKQDANLLLLDEPTNDLDVNTLRALEEGLENFAGCAVIISHDRWFLDRIATHIIAFEGDSQVRFFEGNFTEYEDFRRKQEGFVEPKRIRYKKLVK from the coding sequence ATGAGCGAAACCATTATCTTCTCAATGGCGGGAGTGAGTAAGATTTATCCTCCTTCCAAACAGGTGCTCAAAGATATATACCTTTCCTTTTTCTACGGTGCAAAAATTGGTGTATTAGGTCTGAACGGCTCCGGCAAGTCCTCTTTGCTGCGCATTATTGCAGGTATAGACAAAAACTTTACGGGAGAAGTTGTTTTTTCGCCCGGTTACAGTGTTGGCTTGCTGGAACAGGAACCACAATTAGACCCCAACAAAACCGTGCGACAAGTAGTAGAAGAGGGTGTGCAGGAGGTAGTAGATTTGCTGCGCGAGTTTGAAGCCATCGGTGAAAAGTTTGCCGACCCCGATGCCGATTTTGATAAACTGCTTGCCCGCCAAGCGGTAATTCAGGAAAAATTGGAAGCCTGCGACGCATGGAACTTAGACAATAAGTTGGAACGCGCAATGGATGCGCTGCGCTGCCCGCCCGAAGATGCTATGATTGCCAACCTTTCAGGAGGTGAAAAACGCCGCGTGGCACTTTGCCGCCTGCTGTTGCAAGAACCGGACGTGCTGTTGCTCGACGAACCTACGAACCACTTGGATGCCGAATCGGTACACTGGTTAGAGCAACACCTCAAACAATACAAAGGAACTGTCATAGCCGTTACTCACGACCGCTATTTCCTTGATAACGTAGCCGGATGGATTCTGGAACTTGACCGCGGCGAAGGTATTCCTTGGAAAGGAAATTATTCCTCTTGGTTGGAGCAAAAACAGAACCGCTTAGCACAGGAAGAAAAACAGGAAAGCAAGCGCCAGCGCACTCTGCAACGCGAATTGGAATGGGTACGGATGGCTCCGAAAGCCCGTCAGGCCAAACAAAAAGCCCGTCTGAATGCTTATGAAAGCATGTTGGGCGAAGAAACCAAACAAAAAGAAGAAAAACTTGAACTTTATATTCCGCCCGGCCCGCGTCTGGGTACGAAAGTGATTGAGGCACACAACGTATCCAAAGCCTACGGCGATAAGCTCTTGTTTGAAAACCTGTCGTTCTCTTTGCCCCAAGGCGGTATCGTGGGCGTTATCGGCCCCAACGGTGCGGGTAAAACTACCCTTTTCAAACTCATTACGGGTATTGAGAAACCCGACAGCGGCACTTTTGAAATCGGCGAAACCGTGCGCTGGGCATATGTAGACCAAACCCACGACAACTTAGACCCCAACAAAACCGTTTGGGAAACCATTTCGGGCGGCAACGAACTCATGCTCGTGGGCGGCAGAGAAGTTAATTCCCGTGCTTATGTGAGCCGCTTTAACTTCAACGGCGCAGACCAACAGAAAAAAGTAGGGCAACTTTCAGGCGGTGAGCGCAACCGCGTACACCTTGCCATGACCCTGAAACAAGATGCTAACCTCTTGCTGCTGGACGAACCTACTAACGATTTGGACGTAAATACACTCCGCGCTTTGGAAGAAGGTTTGGAAAACTTTGCGGGCTGTGCCGTTATCATTTCGCACGACCGTTGGTTCTTAGACCGAATCGCTACCCACATCATCGCATTTGAGGGCGACTCGCAGGTGCGTTTCTTCGAAGGCAACTTTACCGAATACGAAGACTTCCGCCGCAAACAAGAAGGTTTTGTAGAACCTAAGCGTATCCGCTACAAAAAATTAGTCAAATAA
- a CDS encoding PAS domain S-box protein yields the protein MLSGDNGFQAIFQNPFLGNILLDNQMRVVLFNEEAQKSIQRFFGLEVAEGTSFLRYATTDEQRERMILNFQKALQGQFVRFEVELTDLEGNNQWFLGMYMPIRNEAGEVTWVCFSYYDINKLHQQTLTIDRQRRELEKSETIFKALFENQPYANILISPEGRLLAANRKATTFFKKFNLSVSPETADVFIALKRSPIEEIAELAQNALKSNMAIATEKELLDAGNKKHWMEFHVMPIAHSEGEVFGVHIQMKDTSQQKKTEELMRLQQERLRHSESQLRAVFDSSSDINIFVGPDYRIISFNKQAVDTVLQQLQKRLLPGLDVRNIVLEERQESFEQNFQAALNGQAITLEVALPNYLGERHWYRFSYTPVIDRLGVTIGVIINAINISKRKQNEEKVLQQNEQIKEFAFLTAHRLRAPVASILGLIQVFNLDSNMSRDDISEIIRRLQIAAEELNHAVGEMNRSLEPLQTNQSAEIQMSSVSVINHSARPVSIVLIDDDPIVNMVSKTLLQRNYPGLVIHAFLKAEEALQFLKTSKEQPSLILLDVVMPEMNGWQFLQEFQKLPVQPPVCMLSSSLRKSDHEEAKKYPSVVDFIIKPLDAEKIKTVMKFLKVSE from the coding sequence ATGCTATCCGGCGACAACGGTTTTCAGGCAATCTTTCAAAATCCCTTTTTAGGGAACATACTGCTCGACAATCAGATGCGGGTTGTACTGTTCAATGAAGAGGCGCAGAAAAGTATTCAGCGTTTCTTTGGCTTGGAGGTAGCAGAGGGAACTTCTTTTTTGCGCTATGCTACTACCGACGAGCAGCGCGAGCGAATGATTCTCAATTTTCAAAAGGCTTTGCAAGGGCAGTTTGTGCGGTTTGAAGTAGAACTGACCGATTTGGAGGGAAACAATCAGTGGTTTTTGGGCATGTATATGCCAATCCGCAACGAGGCTGGCGAGGTAACATGGGTCTGTTTTTCTTATTACGACATCAATAAGTTACATCAACAAACGCTTACCATAGACCGGCAACGCCGCGAACTGGAAAAGTCAGAAACCATATTCAAAGCACTTTTTGAGAATCAGCCTTACGCCAATATTTTGATTTCTCCCGAAGGCCGACTCTTGGCCGCTAACCGAAAAGCAACCACTTTTTTTAAGAAATTTAACTTATCCGTCAGTCCGGAAACTGCCGATGTGTTTATTGCCTTAAAGCGGTCGCCTATTGAAGAAATTGCCGAATTAGCCCAAAATGCTCTGAAAAGCAATATGGCAATCGCAACAGAAAAAGAGCTGCTCGATGCGGGCAACAAGAAGCACTGGATGGAGTTTCACGTGATGCCGATTGCTCATTCGGAGGGGGAGGTGTTCGGCGTGCATATCCAGATGAAGGATACCAGCCAGCAAAAAAAGACCGAAGAACTGATGCGCCTGCAACAAGAGCGCCTGCGCCATTCGGAGAGTCAGTTGCGCGCCGTTTTTGACAGTTCGTCCGATATCAACATTTTTGTAGGGCCTGATTATCGGATTATTTCTTTTAACAAGCAGGCTGTTGATACGGTGCTGCAACAACTGCAAAAAAGACTGCTGCCGGGCTTAGATGTCCGCAATATCGTATTGGAAGAGCGGCAGGAAAGTTTTGAACAAAATTTTCAGGCGGCTTTGAATGGTCAGGCAATCACTCTGGAAGTTGCACTGCCTAATTATCTTGGCGAACGCCACTGGTACAGATTCAGTTATACGCCTGTGATTGACCGGCTCGGCGTTACGATTGGTGTTATCATTAATGCCATCAACATTAGCAAGCGCAAGCAGAATGAGGAAAAAGTATTGCAGCAAAACGAGCAGATAAAAGAATTTGCTTTTTTGACAGCTCACCGCCTCAGAGCGCCCGTAGCCAGCATATTGGGACTGATTCAGGTTTTTAACCTTGACAGCAACATGAGCCGCGATGATATCAGCGAAATCATCAGGCGACTGCAAATAGCTGCCGAAGAATTAAATCATGCCGTGGGCGAAATGAATCGCTCACTTGAACCCTTGCAAACAAATCAATCAGCTGAAATTCAGATGTCTTCCGTTTCTGTTATCAATCACAGTGCCCGCCCTGTATCTATTGTGCTCATAGATGACGACCCGATTGTCAATATGGTGAGTAAAACACTTTTGCAGCGCAATTATCCCGGGCTTGTTATCCATGCATTTCTGAAAGCAGAGGAAGCGCTTCAATTTTTGAAAACGAGCAAAGAACAGCCTTCGCTCATCTTACTGGATGTAGTCATGCCCGAAATGAACGGCTGGCAGTTTCTGCAAGAGTTTCAGAAATTGCCCGTACAACCTCCTGTTTGTATGCTTTCCTCTTCGTTGCGCAAATCAGACCATGAAGAAGCTAAAAAATACCCATCTGTTGTTGATTTTATCATCAAACCACTTGATGCGGAAAAAATAAAAACTGTGATGAAGTTTTTAAAGGTTTCAGAATAG
- the lpdA gene encoding dihydrolipoyl dehydrogenase, with translation MNPKYDLTIIGSGPGGYVAAIRAAQLGLKTAIIEKYNTLGGTCLNVGCIPSKALLDSSEHFHNALHNFKAHGIELNDLKVNLEQMIQRKRDVVSKTCEGVAFLMKKNKVDVYHGIGSFESRHQIKVTAADGSVKMLDTDKVIIATGSKPIILPGIPYDKKRFITSTEALEMKEIPKHLIIIGGGVIGMEIGSIYGRMGAKVTVVEYTDSLIPSMDRTMGKELQKVLAKLGFSFHFKHKVTGGQVEGDEVVLTAENEKGETVTFRGDYCLLSTGRRPYTDGLGLDKVGVKLDNRGRVEVDEHLETNVKGIYAIGDVIRGQMLAHKAEEEGVLVAEQIAGQKPHINYLLIPGVVYTWPEVAGVGHTEEELKAAGRKYKVGSFPFKALGRARASMDTDGLVKVLADAQTDEILGVHIIGARAADMIMEAVVAMEYRASAEDIARMSHAHPTFSEAMKEACLAATENRALHI, from the coding sequence ATGAATCCAAAATATGACCTGACGATAATCGGTTCCGGCCCGGGGGGGTATGTAGCCGCTATCCGCGCCGCACAGCTTGGCCTGAAAACCGCCATTATTGAAAAATACAACACCCTTGGCGGAACTTGCCTGAACGTAGGCTGTATCCCTTCCAAAGCCTTGCTGGATTCTTCCGAACATTTCCACAATGCCTTGCACAACTTTAAAGCACACGGTATTGAACTCAACGACCTGAAAGTCAATCTGGAACAAATGATTCAGCGCAAACGCGACGTGGTGAGCAAAACTTGCGAAGGCGTGGCGTTTCTGATGAAAAAAAATAAAGTGGATGTTTACCACGGTATCGGCTCGTTTGAAAGCCGCCATCAAATAAAAGTTACTGCTGCCGACGGCTCAGTAAAAATGCTGGATACCGACAAGGTGATTATTGCCACAGGCTCTAAGCCGATTATATTGCCGGGCATCCCGTACGACAAAAAGCGTTTCATCACTTCCACCGAAGCGCTGGAAATGAAAGAAATTCCCAAACACCTCATCATCATTGGCGGCGGCGTTATCGGTATGGAAATCGGCTCTATCTACGGCCGCATGGGCGCGAAGGTAACCGTTGTGGAATATACCGATTCGCTGATTCCTTCCATGGACAGAACCATGGGTAAAGAGTTGCAAAAAGTGCTTGCCAAACTTGGTTTCAGTTTCCACTTTAAGCATAAAGTAACCGGCGGACAGGTAGAAGGCGATGAGGTGGTGCTGACTGCCGAAAACGAAAAAGGCGAAACCGTTACTTTCCGTGGCGACTACTGCCTGCTCTCCACGGGTCGCCGCCCCTACACCGACGGTCTGGGTTTGGACAAAGTCGGCGTGAAATTGGACAACCGCGGCAGAGTAGAAGTAGATGAGCATCTGGAAACCAACGTGAAAGGCATCTATGCCATCGGTGATGTCATCCGCGGGCAGATGCTGGCGCACAAAGCCGAAGAAGAGGGCGTGCTCGTAGCCGAACAGATTGCAGGACAAAAGCCGCACATTAACTACTTGCTCATTCCGGGTGTAGTGTACACATGGCCGGAGGTGGCAGGCGTAGGCCATACCGAAGAAGAACTGAAAGCTGCCGGCAGAAAATACAAGGTGGGTTCGTTCCCGTTCAAAGCATTGGGTCGCGCCCGCGCCAGCATGGACACCGACGGATTAGTAAAAGTGCTTGCCGATGCGCAAACCGATGAGATTCTGGGCGTGCATATCATTGGCGCACGTGCGGCAGACATGATTATGGAAGCTGTTGTAGCAATGGAATACCGCGCCTCGGCGGAAGACATCGCCCGCATGAGCCATGCACACCCTACGTTTAGCGAAGCCATGAAAGAGGCTTGCTTAGCCGCTACGGAAAATCGCGCACTGCATATTTAG
- a CDS encoding DUF4097 family beta strand repeat-containing protein codes for MRTLTVIFFCLFMMAAGSAYSQSKTISRDFPLPLGKKLRMELKFADSIFIKAHNADHVQFKAVVTVNGGKLNDAFLLESTNETDRLFIKTDWDAAMLKKGNSEDCPEADKAHGIIYHNRQGCLCAHIRIEIAVPRNAELNVSSISGNIEIRGIENNLEAKSISGFVDVAWPDNNGAEVSLKTINGEIFSNLPIVIHNKDSQAGIGSRIIGQLGDGHKQVRIESISGDLFFRKQ; via the coding sequence ATGAGAACTCTCACTGTCATTTTCTTCTGTCTGTTCATGATGGCGGCAGGCAGCGCCTACTCCCAAAGCAAGACCATCAGCCGTGATTTTCCGCTGCCATTGGGCAAAAAACTCCGCATGGAACTCAAATTTGCCGACAGCATCTTCATCAAGGCACACAACGCCGACCATGTACAGTTTAAGGCTGTCGTAACGGTCAATGGCGGTAAACTCAACGATGCTTTTTTGTTGGAATCAACTAATGAAACCGACCGTCTTTTCATCAAAACCGACTGGGATGCTGCCATGCTCAAAAAAGGCAACTCCGAAGATTGCCCCGAAGCAGACAAAGCCCATGGGATAATTTACCATAACAGGCAAGGTTGCCTCTGCGCCCATATTCGGATTGAAATAGCAGTCCCCCGCAATGCTGAACTGAACGTATCTTCTATTTCGGGCAACATTGAAATTCGGGGAATAGAAAATAACCTCGAAGCAAAATCCATCAGTGGTTTTGTAGATGTAGCATGGCCAGACAACAACGGTGCAGAGGTCAGCCTGAAAACCATCAACGGAGAGATATTCAGCAATCTGCCGATAGTCATCCACAACAAAGATTCACAAGCAGGCATAGGCAGTCGCATCATTGGCCAATTAGGCGACGGACACAAACAGGTACGCATAGAATCCATCAGCGGGGACTTGTTTTTCAGAAAGCAGTAA
- a CDS encoding DUF4097 domain-containing protein, giving the protein MKTIGLLIFALMLICTGYAQEYKTKFPGGSKGTLQVITDRTNLTVEGYNGDELIIVSEGRTPIPDRAKGLKSLYQGGSDNTGVGVEVTVTGTTVEVKKAVASDLKLKIRVPKQATVSITETNWQGSQINIQDVEGAIEVKSNNSNVMINNARTVVAKSISGNIEVIFSSLHPELPSAITNTSGEIDVTLPPDSKVLLKTKSINGDIFTDFDVAVRADKENLQRIGGGNKVEGTINGGGTELRLETISSNIYLRKKK; this is encoded by the coding sequence ATGAAAACCATTGGCTTACTTATTTTCGCCTTGATGCTCATCTGCACAGGCTATGCACAAGAGTACAAAACCAAATTCCCCGGAGGCAGCAAAGGCACGCTTCAGGTGATAACAGACCGCACCAACCTGACCGTGGAAGGCTACAACGGCGATGAGTTAATTATTGTCTCTGAAGGCCGCACCCCTATTCCTGACCGCGCCAAGGGCTTAAAGTCGCTTTATCAGGGCGGCAGCGACAACACAGGTGTTGGCGTAGAAGTAACCGTTACAGGTACAACCGTTGAAGTAAAAAAAGCAGTCGCAAGCGACTTAAAGCTGAAAATCAGAGTGCCTAAACAGGCGACGGTTTCCATCACCGAGACCAACTGGCAGGGCAGCCAAATCAATATTCAAGATGTGGAAGGAGCCATAGAAGTGAAATCTAATAATTCAAACGTGATGATTAACAATGCCCGCACGGTTGTTGCCAAAAGCATCAGCGGTAACATTGAAGTAATCTTCAGCAGTTTGCACCCCGAACTGCCCTCTGCCATCACCAATACCAGCGGCGAAATTGATGTAACCTTACCGCCCGACAGCAAAGTTTTGCTGAAAACCAAGTCTATCAACGGCGATATTTTCACAGACTTTGACGTGGCCGTGCGCGCCGACAAAGAAAACCTCCAACGAATTGGCGGCGGTAACAAGGTAGAAGGAACTATCAACGGCGGCGGAACCGAATTGCGCTTGGAAACAATCAGCAGCAACATCTACCTCCGCAAGAAAAAATAA
- a CDS encoding HEAT repeat domain-containing protein, which produces MQTFTEEEIQSLMIDLAEGKLTGEIREMVLDAINRHSQWKEQYAQVQELFGQMAAWSDEQPDDSLRQNFAAFLLAEQQAAKVPPPRLSLAGNQYFQLHRAAAVLVLAAFSLLIIGAYVVGRYMQQRNMEARLATLETAIAEHKQKEALQMLNNPTAAMRIKAANYYADSAANDANDEIIAALISTLKNDPNLNVQLTAARALSRFGNLPHVRAAFIGVLENATDPHLQIELIELLVSLRESDALGTLKKLMDAPHTEGIVRAKAAEGVGRLYEL; this is translated from the coding sequence ATGCAAACATTCACCGAAGAAGAAATTCAAAGCCTGATGATAGACCTTGCCGAAGGCAAACTCACGGGCGAAATCCGCGAAATGGTGCTGGATGCCATCAATCGCCATTCGCAATGGAAGGAGCAATATGCACAAGTGCAGGAGCTTTTCGGGCAAATGGCTGCATGGAGCGATGAGCAACCCGACGACAGTTTGCGCCAAAACTTCGCGGCTTTTCTGCTGGCTGAACAGCAGGCGGCGAAAGTTCCTCCCCCAAGGTTGTCCCTTGCAGGCAATCAGTATTTTCAACTGCACCGTGCAGCGGCGGTATTAGTGCTGGCGGCTTTTTCCCTACTGATTATCGGTGCGTATGTAGTAGGCCGCTACATGCAGCAGCGCAACATGGAAGCCCGCTTGGCAACACTGGAAACCGCCATAGCCGAACATAAACAAAAAGAGGCGCTGCAAATGCTCAATAACCCAACGGCAGCCATGCGCATCAAAGCAGCCAATTACTATGCCGACAGCGCGGCAAACGATGCGAATGATGAAATTATTGCAGCACTTATAAGTACGCTGAAAAATGACCCTAACCTGAATGTGCAACTGACGGCTGCCCGTGCATTATCCCGATTCGGGAATTTGCCCCATGTACGCGCCGCTTTCATTGGTGTGCTGGAAAACGCTACCGACCCGCATCTGCAAATTGAGTTGATTGAATTATTAGTCTCGCTCAGAGAATCGGATGCGCTCGGCACGCTGAAAAAACTGATGGATGCGCCGCATACCGAAGGCATTGTGCGTGCAAAAGCTGCCGAAGGAGTCGGCAGGCTATACGAATTGTAA
- a CDS encoding RNA polymerase sigma factor: MAVIRSYERKTHRTILMLTDEEIMLAVSRGSPEQASELFERYHVKLFNFFLRLAGDRETAQDLTQNVFVRLIRYRSSYQEGRPFRAWVYQIARNVWQNHWKASAIGRTVPLKPAHAPPAEHTPESRAMQTEQLQHLQKALDMLPPEQRELLVMSRYQELKYDEIGQLMGLSLSAVKVKIHRAIHRLREIYFKMEGN, from the coding sequence ATGGCGGTAATCAGGTCATACGAACGCAAAACGCACCGAACTATTTTGATGCTTACCGATGAAGAAATCATGCTGGCCGTCAGTCGGGGAAGTCCGGAACAGGCTTCCGAGCTGTTTGAGCGCTACCACGTCAAACTGTTCAACTTTTTCCTTCGGCTGGCAGGCGACCGCGAAACCGCGCAAGACCTGACGCAGAATGTATTTGTGCGGCTGATTCGCTACCGCAGCAGTTATCAGGAAGGGCGGCCATTTCGTGCATGGGTGTATCAGATTGCCCGCAACGTATGGCAGAACCATTGGAAAGCATCGGCTATCGGCCGAACCGTACCCTTGAAGCCTGCCCATGCGCCGCCTGCCGAGCACACGCCTGAAAGTCGCGCCATGCAAACCGAGCAACTGCAACATTTGCAAAAAGCCTTGGATATGCTCCCGCCTGAACAGCGTGAACTGCTTGTCATGAGCCGTTATCAGGAACTGAAATACGACGAAATCGGGCAATTGATGGGGCTTTCGCTCTCGGCCGTCAAAGTAAAAATCCATCGCGCCATTCACAGGCTGCGCGAAATCTATTTCAAAATGGAAGGAAACTGA
- a CDS encoding YraN family protein, with product MNRKQKGEQGEAMAAAHLQAQGYEILRRNYKPKGTEIDIVARQAETIVFVEVKSRETNDFGYPEEAVNTAKKERIKRAAEHFIAEQDWHGDIRFDIISITWSNPPELVHFQDAFY from the coding sequence ATGAACCGCAAACAAAAAGGCGAACAGGGCGAGGCAATGGCAGCAGCACATTTGCAGGCACAGGGCTACGAAATTCTCAGGCGCAACTACAAACCCAAAGGCACGGAAATAGACATTGTAGCACGGCAGGCGGAAACGATAGTTTTCGTGGAAGTTAAAAGCCGCGAAACCAACGACTTCGGCTACCCCGAAGAAGCAGTGAACACGGCCAAGAAGGAGCGCATCAAACGCGCTGCGGAGCACTTCATCGCCGAGCAGGACTGGCACGGCGACATCCGCTTTGACATCATCTCCATCACTTGGTCAAACCCGCCCGAACTGGTACATTTTCAGGATGCGTTCTATTAA
- a CDS encoding radical SAM/SPASM domain-containing protein gives MWKNWTDRLHLLQTLTPAKIFNLLQLMLSYRLSKYLRRPLHKGLPAAVSIEPTTACNLRCPECPSGLRSFTRPTGMLQAELFKKNIDELQKQLIWLTFYFQGEPYLHPQFTELVRYAHERGIYTATSTNAHFLNDENARKTVESGLSRLIISIDGTTQETYQAYRIGGKLEKVIEGARRILSWKKQLKSATPHVIFQFLVVKPNEHQIDEVKALAKELGVDEVQLKTAQIYDYHNGSPLIPTQSRYSRYARQADGTYQIKNPLENSCWKMWHSCVITWDGKVVPCCFDKDAHHTLGNVAEQPFARVWRSETYRQFRQALLHSRQEIDICRNCTEGMKIFEE, from the coding sequence ATGTGGAAAAACTGGACTGACCGTCTGCACCTGCTACAAACCCTTACACCTGCCAAAATTTTCAATCTTTTGCAGTTGATGCTCAGTTATCGGCTGTCTAAGTATCTGCGGAGGCCGCTTCACAAGGGGCTTCCTGCTGCTGTCTCCATTGAGCCGACAACTGCCTGCAACCTGCGCTGTCCGGAATGCCCAAGCGGTTTGCGTTCTTTTACGCGTCCTACGGGTATGTTGCAGGCTGAACTGTTCAAAAAAAATATTGACGAACTGCAAAAGCAACTCATTTGGCTGACTTTCTACTTTCAGGGCGAGCCTTATCTGCATCCACAGTTTACCGAATTGGTGCGCTATGCGCATGAACGCGGCATCTATACGGCCACATCTACCAATGCTCATTTTCTAAACGATGAAAATGCCCGCAAAACGGTGGAAAGCGGGCTTAGTCGGCTGATTATTTCCATAGACGGCACCACGCAGGAAACCTATCAGGCGTACCGCATCGGTGGCAAATTAGAAAAAGTGATTGAGGGTGCGCGACGCATTTTATCGTGGAAAAAGCAACTGAAAAGCGCTACGCCGCATGTTATCTTTCAGTTTTTGGTTGTTAAGCCCAACGAACATCAGATTGACGAAGTAAAAGCGCTCGCCAAAGAGTTGGGTGTTGATGAGGTACAGCTCAAAACCGCACAGATTTACGACTACCACAATGGTTCGCCACTGATACCGACGCAAAGCCGCTATTCGCGCTATGCCCGACAAGCCGACGGGACTTATCAAATCAAAAATCCGCTGGAAAATTCCTGCTGGAAAATGTGGCACTCCTGCGTAATTACTTGGGACGGCAAGGTTGTGCCTTGCTGCTTTGATAAAGACGCACACCATACCTTAGGCAATGTTGCCGAACAACCATTTGCCCGCGTATGGCGCAGTGAAACCTATCGGCAGTTCCGGCAAGCGCTGCTGCACTCGCGGCAGGAAATAGACATTTGCCGGAACTGCACCGAAGGCATGAAAATTTTTGAGGAATAA